The Vigna angularis cultivar LongXiaoDou No.4 chromosome 9, ASM1680809v1, whole genome shotgun sequence DNA window TTGCATATGTGTTTTCAGAAAATGGAAGAAGCAAAAAAATTTTACACAAACTACGCCACTAGATGTGGATTTGCTGTGCGGACAAGAACTTCTAAAAAAGATAACAACAACAATGTGTACTGCTTGAGATTAGTTTGCTCAAGGGAAAGGAAATATGTGTCTTTCATCAAACCCGAGGTCAAAACACTTCCTAGTCAAACCAAGCAATGTCCAGCTAGGATAACCATTGCAAGGAAGGACGATAAATGGTTTATAATGACCATTGTGCTACAGAACAACCATGATCTTTGCTCGAATACCTCAAAGCTAATTCCTGGCAATAGAAAAGCATGCAAGCTAAACACACCTTGGAGGTGAACGATGATGCAGGAGTTCGGATTAATAAGAGTTTCCTTAGCATCGTGACCGATGCAAGTGGATTTGAAAACATGGACTTCGTCGAGCGAGATGCGCGAAACTACATTGGCCAACACAGAATATCTTTATGTAAGGATGGTGATGGTCAGGCCCTCCTACGACACTTTTCATCAATGAAAGATTTAAATAACGAGTTCTTCTATGACATTGCATTGGACGAAGGGAATAAATTTTGTAGTGTCTTTTGGGCAGATGCAAGAAGTCGAGCAGCATGCGAAGAATTTGGTGATGTGGTGTCTTTCGACACCACGTACTTAACAAATAAGTATGACATGACATTTGCGCCTTTTGTCGGAGTTAACCATTATGGACACTCCATTTTACTTGGTTGTGGATTGCTGTCGTCGGAAGAAACTGCCTCATTTGTATGGTTGTTCCAATCTTGGCTTAGATGCATGGGTAATAAGGCTCCTGATGGGATTATAACTGACCAATGTAAGGGATTATAACTGACCAATGTAAAGCCCTTTAAGAAGTATTATGCTCTGCCCGCTTGTTTtgaaaattctattttaaaatgtatctcACATGTTCtccaataatttatatatatatatatatatatatatatatatatatatatatatttatttatgttaattttgttcaatgtgAGACTCATTTTTTTGATATTCAATGTCGTATCAAATTTTGTAAGTTATGTTCAATTTGATCTTTTTTATAACGTTTAAATTGTTAACTACAGACCGTACATATTGACAATGTTCGAATGAATTGTTAGATTGTTGCTTATGTGATCGTCTTGCATAATGAGAGTTGTTTACGTTGTCATTGAACTACACTGTCAACCACCATTGGAGCCACCACCGGAGTAACTTCGTTTCTCCACTATCATCGCAAGTGCAGCACCAAGAGGAACCACGAACCACCCGCGTCTTCATGTTATATCCTCCACTTGCATTTTGAACCATCGTAAGCCTTCAACCCAAAATGCAAATGCATCCTCTCGAAGCCTCCAATTGCAAACCTTACCTAGCTATGATCTAAAATTGAAACATCATGAGACGAAAATAGCAACGAACCACCAACAAAACGTGACAGCAACGCAAGCAACAATTCAACCACTATTGAATCATAAATCACAAAATCCCAAATCGTGAGCTTCACAAGATGAACCACCCCATGAACGCAACTCACCACGAGCATCGAACCATGTTGTCAACAACCATTAGAGCCACCACCAAAGTAGCTTTGTTCCTTAACCACCATGACACATCAAATTTCACCACCATCGCGAGTGCAACACCAGCAAGGAAGAACCATGAACCAACTTGCGCCACCAACGTCTTCATGCTATCTCCTTTACACTTCGAACTGTCGTTAGCCTTCAATGCAAAATGTGAATCTATATTCTCGAAACCTAATCGCAAACCACATATAATACATATTCAGAATCGAACCACCATGAGATTAAAATAACGACAAACCACCAATAAAATGTGACAACAACGCAAGCAACAATTCAACCACCATTGAATCCTAACAAATCCTCAAATCATGAGCTTCAAAGGATGAACCACCTTAGAAACGCAACTCACTATGAGCCATCAATCATCACACTAACGTCAATATCGTAAACTTGAACGAATACGCATATGCACCACACACGAAAGAACACTTGTATGAGAAATAAATCAAAGCATTTTGTGACTTAGACTAACCAGATTTGTATTCTCGTAAAAGTgagactttttatttttctggcAATATTTCAACAGATTTCTAAGTACTAAATTTCACATAACATCTTACTTTTTGTGTTCACAAAATTTGgattaatttatcaaattaaggatattattttttatgattagatatatctttttgtttctaaattatttaaaagaattgtatttaattattaaaataaactatatacttattttattttagtattgcataaaaataatgtaaaatattttttctaataaacaGTACATAGatattatactataatatatGTTGACTTTTATGAAATGCAAGGacaaaatattatgtaatttaattaaaaaataaaatacaattttatagaacattttgaagacaaaaaacttacttagttttattttttttatgctattTATAAACTTTGTTCTTGatttaacaatattatattattgttttatttatttttagttcaaGAGAAGCTGCAAAATTTTTAGTATCATTTTGTAATTAACAcagtaaacaaaatatattataaaacacataaatgaaaaaaaggaaatataaagatAGCTACGCTATCTGAAAATATCATCGTGTTCAAAGGTTTCGAAACGCCATGTCCACTCTGCAACTTCACTCCGCTCccacttcttcctcttcgtTCGCTCCGATCAGCACTTCTCGCTTCTTCCAAACCTCTCGCGTCTCTCTCCGAAACGCCGTCGTAAGTGAACCTGCTTCCGATTCTCTCGTTTTCTTCGCTCTATTTATGGAACTGTTTAACGGAACGCGCGTTTCTTCAGCGCTGCAAGGCGATAGAAGCAGTGCAATTGGAGAACGGGAGGCCAAGCGCCAGCGAGTTCGTCGTCAGCGGAAACGCGATTCCGAGCTACGTCGTGGCGCCGAACGCGCGGATTCGTGATTTGGTTCACCGGAGCGACACGCGTCTGAGAATATTCTCCGGCACCGCCAATCCCGCGCTTTCTCAGGTCGTGCTTTTTCTTGAGCGATTCGTTTTGCTTTTGGACATCTGGAGTAGGAAAACTAGAGTTCGAATATGTAGGAAATGAAATGATGAAGAGAAATTAGATTTCATTGAGGAGACTTTAATGTCGATCGGTAGGTATTTTTAGTGTTGATAAGCGATCAGAATAAAGCATTGTTTAGATAACTTTTTCACGAAAACTTATGAGATAGTAAACttaagaatataaaatgaattaaacttcTTTCATAAGTTGATACCTCAACTTTTAGACAAGTTAGACGAGAGAACTtttgtaaaattcaaaatacagAAGTTGTTTGAACATTTAGGAGAAACTCAATTCCTCTcgtctctattttcttttcttataagTGTTTATGAATAAGTTTATTCAAATGAAGTGTAAGAGTAATTAGAATTAGAGTTATACTTTGGTAGTCCATGTGATAAAAGTTTTCAATAAAAGAGAATAGGTTACCGCGGTGTCACACCAAAGATCATAAGGAATTGTATACAAATTTGTTTGGGAAGTGAATAAAATCAATTGGTTAGGAGTAAACATGTGTTTGTTTAGTAGTTGACTTTATGTGAACACTTTACGAGACAATAAAACCATGATTTGTCTGCTTGGTTTTATGACATGAGAAAAGTGTTACTTTCATGACCTGTGTTCTGAACTTGATACCAATGAAACATGAAGAGATTAGTAAATAATAACTTGATTTAGTCCCAGGCCTGCCGAATTGGGCAATAGATAGCGGTATTGCATGCCCacatatttaatacataattttgTCTCGAACAAAATTGCCTGTGAAGGAGAATACCTGCAGCGAACCACAAAAATAGGTATTGGATGACTGAGATGGAGATGAAAATAGAATAGATACCAGTCAATATTACTTGAATAAATAAGATGGCAGAAAAACAATGAATTGAACCTACTCTATTGCGCTGTTGATTGATGTATATATTGGAATTACATAATAAGGCAAGACCCTTACCTTAAACACTACCCCTAAAGCTGGGTACgtacaaaagaaataataatagaataacATTACATTTTAACAACAATAGATAGGTTTCATATCATTCCATTTTATGTTAGACTGTTAAACTGTTCCTGCCAATGTCATTTCGTTATCCTTTGTTCCGTTCATTTTTGTCGATCTAAAGTTAGCTGAAGTTTTTTGTACACAGTCATTGAGTCATGTACTCACATATCAATAAATCGATGTCTTTTTTGTGTAGTAGTTGTAGTACTCAAATTTTTACATTGACACtattgaaatgaaaaaacaaaaataaacttcAGTTGGGTATGGAATTTTTTGCACAAACTAattagtaattttgttttaacatTTTAAGAGTAATCTACTCTGTAATTCTGATTAGCATATTTCATTGAAATGAATTCTCTAGCTTAGAgtgagtaatttttttttcatttgatattttttttttatgattgcgAGAGATCACCTTGTTTTATGTTTCTAAGATTTATTTGTTTTCGCATTTTGATTACAAAACCGTTTCCTCGTTTTTAATGTGCATCCAGATTTTAAAGATTTGTACAATAAACGTTGGAAACAaccttttgttttttgttgCTTCTTGtgctaataattaaaataggaaTTTTAAAACAAAGTGACAGTTTCgttattaaaaagtgaaaacacaaaatgaaaaaagaaaacaagtaaaTGTGCCATAAACAAACACCACTCTATTTTTTCCATTTCCTTTTGttctctatttatttattttattttatgtaagaTGGAAACAATTGGTGTGGTTAGAAATGAATGTATGTAGTTTTATGTATTAATTTGAAGTCTTATGTTACACACAtgttattctttaataatttactGAAATGTTTGATTTCCATGAATTTAAGTAGGAAATTGCGTGCTACCTGGGTCTGGAGCTTGGAAAAATTAAGATAAAGCGTTTTGCTGATGGCGAGATATATGTTCAGCTCCAAGAGAGTGTCAGGGGGTGTGATGTGTTTCTTGTGCAGCCCACATGTCCTCCTGCAAATGAGAATCTTATGGAGCTTCTCATAATGATTGACGCTTGCAGGAGAGCTTCAGCAAAAAATATTACTGCTGTCATTCCATATTTTGGATATGCCAGAGCTGATAGAAAGGTCTGTTTATCAGCTTACATATGTACAGTACATTTATTGTTTGTGATGAAATTTGTCCTTCTCATTCCATCATATCCCCCAGGATGTTTGAAATTGTGCTTTTTGTTACTTGCACAAATTCTGATGTAACTATTCATAAACCATCGTATGCCAGTTTTCTAAAGACATATGGTACGCTTATGATAGAATAAACCATTATTAAATAATCTGGAAAAACGAATTATTGCATAAGGCTCATATCTCAAGCTGCTTAACCTTTAAATATGACCCATTTTATTAGTTATTGCAATTTGTGGCAATTCTAATATTGATGACTACTTTATCCCTTTGCATTAATTTATTTGTCTCAATTAGTAATGAGCCCAAAGAAGATAACATTTCTTGTATTGATAACTTTTATGTTCACCATCATTCACTAACTCTGCCAAAAGCTTAAACTGTTGGATGAAATGCATTTTTTGGTATAGATTATTTAGTTGTAAATAATTGCTTTGCTTTTTTCAAAGCATTTGTTGGAAAGAGAGAAACTAAActtccaaattcaattttggtATAAGATGCTTTTCATCTACTGTTTCAGACTCAAGGGCGTGAATCCATTGCTGCAAAGCTTGTAGCAAATTTAATTACAGAAGCGGGTGCAAATCGTGTCCTTGCTTGTGATCTTCATTCTGGGCAGTCCATGGGTTATTTTGATATTCCAGTTGATCATGTATATGGACAGGTAACGAGCTATTATGTCATTACCATATAATGGCTTCCaagaataactttttttaatctattaaactCAAACAAACATTCCTTGGATATTCTGTATATTTGATAGTCAGttcaatatttgttttattggtGCATCTCAATTCTGGACTGAAATAATACACTTCTGGTGGCATGccaattttattgtttataattatatgttaatttaagTTTGTCATAAAGAAACTTGAAATCTTGGTCTTTTTAGATGTATAGAaatcttctaatttttttttctccgtTCAATCACACATGGACTCTGGTGACTTGCAGCACTTTGTTCTCTTGTTAATAAACCTTTGAACCATCCCTTAGTATCTTCTAGTTATTTGCTGTTCTTCGTAAATTTTGGTATGGAGACCCTTTCATGCATTTTATTGTGCCATGTGTTGTGCTGGGGCAggttaaattaaacaaattgttATCCTAATGCCAATGTCTAATTGTAATGTGTTTGTGATCAGTAGCAATAATGAGAAGTATTTTGTCTGTGCTGCTTTTCAGTTTGTCCATGAAATACATGGTTAACTGCAAAATGTACGTTGAAGTCTTTGCTTGGATGGTTAGTAGTGGGTTTCTTAATGGTTGGGTTCTAAATTGATGTTCTTGGAGGATTTCATGTAGTACTGTGTTAGACTATTCTAGggaaaaatatatagtattcAAATTGGTACCTGTCATTTTCTGCAAAATTTGAGATCTAATGATATGTTCACTTTGTATTGGATTTCAATAATCATGGATTAATGTAATTGAGTCATTGGTTAATCATATGTTCTTTTGTGCCACTGCCAGCCTGTCATACTTGATTACCTTGCCAGCAAAACTATTTGTTCAGACGATTTGGTAGTTGTCTCACCAGATGTTGGTGGTGTTGCCAGAGCACGTGCTTTTGCCAAAAAATTATCTGATGCTCCCTTAGCTATTGTTGATAAAAGGCGTCATGGGCATAATGTTGCAGAGGTATGATTCTTTGTAAGTTGGAGTTTAGATATCTTTACTAAAAGGGTTCAGAGTCAATGACTAAAAATAAGGCTCTTGGTAGCTTGAAATATACAGaattcagataattcaaatttagtTATGATACacaaatttagaatttttagtatgacttaagattaaaaaaggaaaaaatatatctttGGAGGGCTTGAAAGTCCCCTCTTActatcttctatttataatgataGAAGTATGATATAATGAGAAGATGAAAAATCAAAAGACTGCACTAGACTAGACACTTAGGTGCGAAACTAGGTACAACTCATAGGTATAACAGGATGTGGTTCCCAACACGTTACTTTCCACCCAGCTTTTAATACTTATTCTAACAGCATGAAATAAGAGTCTTGGTTGTTTTCCACttgtaaaatgatttatatCTTTGTTATTTTTCAGCTCATGTTAAATTGTCTCATATGTAAGACCAACTATTTAAAATCTGGTCCTGGACAATACATAATTAGTTTGGCCAATGTTTGAACTAAATGACataatagttatataaaataattcagtTCTTACACCCACGCACACAAACATATAACTCTAGATATTTGGAATTGCACCATCCCTGTAAATTTCAAGTATGAGAAAAATATGTGTACACTTCATATACAACATCCTTTTCATCATCAAGGTTTCTACCAATTGATATGTTTccacaaataatttaaagttattttatttttattcacaatTATTGGAAATGTAAAACTCCTCCTGTTAAGTCCCGACCAATGAACCTACAAATTCCATCGAGTTGTAGCTGATTGAATTCAGGTAATGTAGACATTCCTTCATTTTCACTTTGAAGCATTTTCAGTTTGTATGaattttttggaaaaatatgGCACAATTTGTTGTCGTTCTTTGTCACATTGCATGAATAGATTTAGCAATAGAATAAGAACAAAGCCTTATCCCACTTGGTGAGATTAGACATTGGCTTGGTTAGAGTCTAAAACTTTAGGAAAGGATAGATTTAGCAATAAtgcaatttcaattttgttatttttctgacAAAAAAAATACTGGTTGAACAttacttaatttaaaacaaCCTAGTGGTAGTGTACTATTTCCTAGTTCTTCCTACGACTGTTTGGTAAAATTAGTTGAAAAGGTGGCTGAAAGTGGGAAAACTAGGGTAAGAGTTTCTAGTTAAACTAGTTAATCAACTAGCTAGTAATTGTCAGATGACAGATAAAAACGTGATTAAATCGATAATCTAAAAAGTGTAGTTATAAACTTGGTTTGCATTTCCCTCACAAACTCATCTATGATCTGGTAACCTCTGCTTGGAagttttatacatatatataccaATTTGTAGACAGTTGGTTTTTAGTAACCTGAATCAAGTCTGGTTCTTGGGTTTGTCCTGGGCTTCCCAGATTGAGCATTTTGGGACAGTTCAATCCAGTCAGAACTTGTGGCAAGTTCCAAATCAGTTACCAGACAAGTTTGAGTTTTAAAACATCGCCTAAGACCTTTGAT harbors:
- the LOC108347425 gene encoding ribose-phosphate pyrophosphokinase 1 isoform X2, with translation MSTLQLHSAPTSSSSFAPISTSRFFQTSRVSLRNAVRCKAIEAVQLENGRPSASEFVVSGNAIPSYVVAPNARIRDLVHRSDTRLRIFSGTANPALSQEIACYLGLELGKIKIKRFADGEIYVQLQESVRGCDVFLVQPTCPPANENLMELLIMIDACRRASAKNITAVIPYFGYARADRKTQGRESIAAKLVANLITEAGANRVLACDLHSGQSMGYFDIPVDHVYGQPVILDYLASKTICSDDLVVVSPDVGGVARARAFAKKLSDAPLAIVDKRRHGHNVAEVMNLIGDVRGKVAVMVDDMIDTAGTIAKGAALLHQEGAREVYACTTHAVFSPPAIERLSSGLFQEVIITNTIPVAEQNYFPQLTVLSVANLLGETVWRVHDDCSGGIEPYSSLGID
- the LOC108347425 gene encoding ribose-phosphate pyrophosphokinase 1 isoform X1, producing the protein MSTLQLHSAPTSSSSFAPISTSRFFQTSRVSLRNAVRCKAIEAVQLENGRPSASEFVVSGNAIPSYVVAPNARIRDLVHRSDTRLRIFSGTANPALSQEIACYLGLELGKIKIKRFADGEIYVQLQESVRGCDVFLVQPTCPPANENLMELLIMIDACRRASAKNITAVIPYFGYARADRKTQGRESIAAKLVANLITEAGANRVLACDLHSGQSMGYFDIPVDHVYGQPVILDYLASKTICSDDLVVVSPDVGGVARARAFAKKLSDAPLAIVDKRRHGHNVAEVMNLIGDVRGKVAVMVDDMIDTAGTIAKGAALLHQEGAREVYACTTHAVFSPPAIERLSSGLFQEVIITNTIPVAEQNYFPQLTVLSVANLLGETVWRVHDDCSKSKSCTIFKRVDVEEDVEEECGDETKQQVEVGKKEVFHVRKKLFAERRKGLILLCVVVLCWAIIIWLCNVQPK
- the LOC108346779 gene encoding protein FAR-RED IMPAIRED RESPONSE 1-like encodes the protein MVVMANNTSNVPEVSQFNANIDDPNDNLFDLEPTLHMCFQKMEEAKKFYTNYATRCGFAVRTRTSKKDNNNNVYCLRLVCSRERKYVSFIKPEKSMQAKHTLEVNDDAGVRINKSFLSIVTDASGFENMDFVERDARNYIGQHRISLCKDGDGQALLRHFSSMKDLNNEFFYDIALDEGNKFCSVFWADARSRAACEEFGDVVSFDTTYLTNKYDMTFAPFVGVNHYGHSILLGCGLLSSEETASFVWLFQSWLRCMGNKAPDGIITDQCKGL
- the LOC108347425 gene encoding ribose-phosphate pyrophosphokinase 1 isoform X3; this translates as MSTLQLHSAPTSSSSFAPISTSRFFQTSRVSLRNAVRCKAIEAVQLENGRPSASEFVVSGNAIPSYVVAPNARIRDLVHRSDTRLRIFSGTANPALSQEIACYLGLELGKIKIKRFADGEIYVQLQESVRGCDVFLVQPTCPPANENLMELLIMIDACRRASAKNITAVIPYFGYARADRKTQGRESIAAKLVANLITEAGANRVLACDLHSGQSMGYFDIPVDHVYGQPVILDYLASKTICSDDLVVVSPDVGGVARARAFAKKLSDAPLAIVDKRRHGHNVAEVMNLIGDVRGKVAVMVDDMIDTAGTIAKGAALLHQEGAREVYACTTHAVFSPPAIERLSSGLFQEVIITNTIPVAEQNYFPQLTVLSVANLLGETVWRVHDDCSVSSIFL